The sequence CTGTCCCAGTGTACATCGCTTTGGCTGATGAGTTTGAGATAGGCTTCGTGAACGAGCGCGGTCGGCTGAAGCGTGTGGTCGGCACGTTCATTTTTAATCAAATTTGCCGCGACCTGGCGCAATTCCCCATAAACAATCGGCAAGAGTTTGTCTATCGCATCTTTGTCGCCGTTGCTCCAATCGAAAAGAAGTTGCGTAACATCCTCGGACATCAGTTATGCTTTTTTTTAGCACGATTCCTTCAAGGAATCAAAAAAAGCGGTCGGTCCCTAGGGATCGACCGCTTTTGTTTTTGAGGAGGCAATAAGCCCTTCTAGTGCACCCAACGATTTGCGATCGGAATATCGCCGTTTATGCCAAATTGCCTTGCCGCAAGTGAATTGGTCAGGCTTTGCCAGCTGTACCACATGCCGGCTGATGGACGAAAGACGGAAAAATCGTTCTTGCCATCGCCGTCAAAGTCGCCCGGTGTGGGAATATCGTTATTCAAGCCAAACTTAAACTCAACAAATCCGGTGTTGTTCAGACTGCTTTTCAAGTAATACCAAACGCCTGTCGAAGGCCGCCAAACGGCAATGTCCGCTTTGCCATCATGGTCAAAATCGGCGGGAACGGCTTGGTCACCGCTACTCCCGAATGGCATGGCAATGAGTTGATCGTTCGAACTCTGCAGAATATACCAAGTGCCGTTTGAAGGTCGAAAAACCGCCAGATCGGTGCGGCCGTCGCCGTCAAAATCACCTTTGACGGGAACATCCCCGTTCAGACCGAATTGCTGAATCTGGAAATCGTTCAAAAGGCTGTAACGTATATACCAAATGCCTGTTGAACGGCGAAACACTGCGAAATCGCATTTGCCGTCGCCGTCAAAATCGCCCTGAACGGGTATGTCGGTTGATATCCCAAATTGAAACGACGTAACTTGCCCGTCCGATGTCCGATAGACATACCAAACGCCCGTTGAAGGCCGCCAAACGGCATAATCGGGATAGCCGTCGCCATCGTAATCGCCGCTCACCGGAATGTCGCCGTTTGCACCGAATTGAACGGCGGTAAATGAATAATTGTTTCGGCTCGACAAGCCATACCAAATGCCGTTTGACGGGCGAAACAACCAAAAATCGCTTTTCCCGTCGCGATCCAGATCGGCGATCTTCGTCGGCTCGTTGTCCCGGATCACCGCTTTGCCCTGATCGTTGCCGAGTAGGATCGCGTAGCCCGGGGTCAGGTTCAAAAAGAAACTTTCAGTCGGCTCAAAGGCGGTGTCCCCGATGATCGGAATTTTGATGTTGACGGACTGCTGGTCGCGTTCAAAGAGCCATCTCCCGCTTCGGGTGACATAGTCTTGACCGGCGATTGCCGTGCCGTTAGCGGTGGCCACATCAACCCAGCCTTGCTCGATCATCGGCGTATCGAGCGAGATAATAAACGAAAGGTCTTTCTGCCCGGAATCGCCTTCGATGATCGAAGAATCGGTGATGGTAGCGATCGGTCGCGGCACGACCTCAATCTGCAGATTCTGTGAAAATGCCCCAAAATGTTCCACTCCGAGCTGCCACGTCCGCCATTGAAAATTGTAAGTTCCCGGCGTGCTTGGCGCGGTAATATCAAAGCCGATGAATGCCGTTGCACCGGGTGCGACCGCGCTTTGCAGATTGACGCGGTTAAATCCCCAAGTCGTATTGTCGAGCGGATTTTGCGATGAAAGTCCGTATGTTCCCGCGGCCCAGGTTGTGGTGCCGGTATTCTTGAAAGCCGTCATCACATGGTAATGGATCCCTGCATACATCTGACCCGGGACGTTCTGCGACACAAAGGCCGAGTTATTGTTGAGCGTGTCACTGTCGTTGATAGTCAAAACGGCCGTCTTATTGACACCCAAAATGAAGCCGTTGCTTGGTGCGGAAAGCGTCAGATTAACCGTTTCGTTTGATTCAGCCGCCGCGTCGTTAGTGATCGGAACATTGAACGTTTTGCTTGTTTCACCGATGGCAAAGTTCAAAGTTCCGCTCACCGCCGTATAATCCTGTCCGGCCGTTGCCGTGCCGTTGGAGGTCGCATAATGAACGCTCGAAGCCGCTGCCGAATCGCTTCGGGTAACGGTAATTACGGCGTTTCCGCCGTTCTCGTCAATGCTTGAAGTTGCTGTGGAGAATTCAAACGATCTTCGCGTAACCGTAACCCTGACATCAAACTGCCCGCCATTGTTCAGCCAAACCACATCATTAACGCCGAGTCTCAAATACGCCGGACTCGTTCCCGTGAAAGTAAAAGTTTTCGTATTTCTCCCAATAAATTGAAGCGGCGCACCGGGCTGTGCCGGAAGAAACAATCCGGCGTGCGGCTGTGTTGGTAACGGGTCGGACGGAACCTCATGACGTAATTCGTTGATGTAACACAGAATGTTTCCCCAGTCCCAAAGGAAATCCTGAGACATCCCGTTTGCATCCACCAGATAGGCTTCTTCTACAGCACAACTTTTGCCAACGGCTGTAAAATCAACGATGCCGCCCGTGTATTGAATAGTTACCGTATCGTTCGGTTGAAGTAAGACTCGCGGAATTGTGTAATAACCGGCAGGTTTTCCGTTTGTGGACGGAACTATCACGTTATAAACCGATTGAGCCGCCGTCTGGCTCACCAGTAAAAGCGATGAAATTATCACGATAACCGCAAAACTCAATTTCTTTCCAAGCATTTTCTGCCCTCCTTTAATGTGAGAAAATACGCCTCACAAACAAAAGCGACGAAAGGGCCCGAAATCGCTCAGTGGGTACAAGTTTTATTTTGGAAAAATGATTCCGACTGCGAGTCTATTGTAACCACTCGACCGAGCAGCCACGTTCTTCAAGCTGTCGCTGCAGTTCACGGCTGCCGGCAACAGAGGGGACTTTTGTCCGGAGTTGAACGAGCGTCTCGCCCGCAGTCACCTCGAGCACGACGCCGCACTGGCCTCGCTCGCGTTCGAGAAGGATGTAGAGTGTTTCGAGGAAAGAGACGGTGTCGCCATTGAGCGGGGGAAGCGAGATGCAAACCTCGCGTGCACGGGTTACGGCCTCGTCGACGAGGTTTTGTATCTTGTCAACTCGCAACGAGGGTTCCTGACCCTCGGCGACCTCAATAGTGCCCTCAGCGATCACCAGCTCGTCATCCTTAAGATACGACAGCAGGCCCGGAAGATCTCGAGCGAAGACGATGCCCTTAATTCCGCCCGACCGATCTTCAAGGCGAAACGTGCAGTAGCGGCCGCCGCGCTTGCTCAGCTTGACCTGCGTCATGCTCAGCATGCCGGCAAGTCGGACCTTGTCGCCCGAACTAGGTGTGCTGAATTCCGCTATCGGCCTGAAGCGGCCCTCAAGCAGCCTCTGATAAGAGTCGATCGGATGTGTCGAGATATAAAAGCCGACTGCCGCCTTCTCTCTGCTGCCCAGTTCGTCACGACGCCACGGCTCAACGTCGGGCAACTCGACAGTGACCTCAGCACTGTCAGACGAGGCAAAGAGGCCTGTCTGCCCGCGCATCCGATCCTCCGCAAGCCGCTGCCCTTGTGCCAGTGCCAGATCGACAGCTGCAAAGTTGCTCGCCCGCCATCGGGCTATGTCGTCGCCCTGCGCCATCAGAGAGTCAAATGCTCCGGCACAGATCAGGCTTTCGAGCCCTCGCCGGTTCACGGCACCCGTTGACAGGCGCCCGCAAAAGTCGAAAAGCGAACTGAATTTTCCATCACTTCGGGCTGAGACTATCGCCTCAACACTCGACGCACCGAGGCCTTTGATCGCCATCAGGCCGTAACGTACCGTTTCATCGACAGGAGTAAAGCCGTCTCCGCTCTCGTTAATATCCGGAGGCAGCAGGCTTAGGCCGAGTGACTTGAGTTCGGTCGTATATTTATATACCTTTTCGCTGTCGTCCGATTCGTGCGATAGAACGGCGGCATAAAAGTCGGCCGGATAATGGGCCTTCAGATAGGCGGTTCGGAATGCCAGAACTGCGTAAGCCATAGAATGGCTGCGATTGAACCCGTAATCCGCGAATTTCGCCATGAGGTCAAATATCTCTTTCGCCACCTTACGCGGGATCTTGTTCTCAACTGCGCCGCTAATGAAGGTCTGCTCATGAACGCTCATCTCTTGGACGTTCTTTTTCCCCATCGCCCGTCGCATCAGATCTGCCTGGCCGAGGGAGTAGCCTGCGAGCTTCTGGGCGAGCTGCATTATCTGTTCCTGATAAACAAGAACGCCAAAAGTATTTCCAAGGATGCCTTCCATCTCAGGCAAGATGTACTCGACTGGCTTGGTCCCCTTGTGCCGATCAATAAAATCGTCGACCATGCCGCCATCTATCGGTCCGGGGCGATAGAGGGCATTCAGCGCCGAAAGGTCCTCCAGCACCTTAGGCTTGAGCCGCCGACAGAGTTCCTGCATCCCCGAAGATTCAAACTGAAAGATAGCCTCGGTCCGACCGTCAGCAAAGAGCTGCATCGCCTGCTCGTCAGTTGTTGGAACCTTTGCCCAGTCGATCTCAATACCATGTCGTTCCCGTATCGAGGCCAGAGTATCGGCAATGATGGTCAGCGTCGTTAGCCCAAGAAAATCCATCTTGAGCATTCCGACCTTTTCCAGATCGCCCATCGGAAACTGGCTTGTGAACTCATCCTTGTCAGTCCTTTTAACCGGAACAAGTTCGTGCAGCGGTTTCGGACTGATCACAACGCCGGCCGCATGAACTGATGTATGCCGGGAGCAGCCTTCAAGCTTTAAGGCCAGATCGATAACGTTCTGTGTTGATGTCTCGGCGTTATAGGCGCTTTTCAGTTCGGGAACGGTCTCTAGAGCTTCCGGGATGCTTACGTTACGGCCGCGCACCGGCTTCGGGATCATTTTGGCAATTCGCTCGACAGAGCCAAAGTCCATCCCGAGGGTCCGTCCGACATCCTTAATTGCCGCACGCGATGCCATAGTTCCAAAAGTAATGATCTGACACACTGATTCCTGTCCGTACAGGTCGGTCACATAGCGGATGACATCGCCGCGGCCGCGGATACAAAAATCGATGTCAATATCGGGCATTGAGATGCGGTGAGGATTGAGGAACCGTTCAAAAAGGAGGTCGTACTGAAGCGGATCTACGTCCGTTATCCTCAGGCAATAGGCGGCAAGCGAACCGGCCGCCGAACCGCGACCCGGGCCAACAGGTATTCCTTTCTCACGAGCGAATCGAATGAAATCCCATACGATCAGGAAATAGCCCGAGAATCCCATCTTCTGGATCGTCCGTATCTCGGAGTCAAGGCGTTCCCGATACTCATCAAGCGTGCGGACGAGCGTTCCGTCTGCTAGTTTTGGCCGCCATTCCTCTGCTTCTCGCTCCGCAAAACTCTCGTTAAGGACCTGTACAAGATAGTCGTCCATCGAGAGGCCCGGGATCGGCGTCGGATAATCGGGAAGTTGCCGAACCAACTCGCCTTGCGGTATATCGATCTCACATCGTTCTGCGATCCGGACGGTATTCTGAAGCGCTGAAGGGAGCTCATTACCAAAGATCTCCCACATTTCCGCGGCCGACCTGAGGAACCAGGTTGCGTCCGGCGGACGGCCGGTATCAACCAATGTCCGGCCATCCTTTAGACATTGCAGCAGTTCGTGAGCCCGTGCATCGTCCGCATGCAGATAATGAACGTCGTTTGTCGCTACAAGGTCGATCTCTGCGCGGGTGGAGAGTTCTACGGTCCGATCGAGCAGGTGACGCCGCGTGTCATCCGTAGCTTCGCATATTTCGAGAAAGAAATTGTCTCGGCCGAGCGCCTCTTCGAGCATTTTGGCATTCTCGAAAGCCCGTTCTTCATCACCGGCGGCGAGGAAATGTCCCACTACGCCCGTGAGGCCGCCCGACAAGCCTATCAGCCCCTCATGATGGGCCGATAGCATCTCAAGATCAACGCGAGGGCGATGATAATATCCATCTGTAAACGCTTTAGATGCAAGGGATACAAGATTTTGATAACCTCGATTGTTCTCTGCGAGCAGTATAACGCTGTAGTAAGGCCTCTCGCCCGCGCGCACAGAACTCGACCTCTCGCGACAGCTCTCCAAGACGAAATTCGCCTCATAGCCAATGATCGGCTTCACGTTTACCGCCTTGAGCGCATTATAAAAGCCCAAGGCCCCGTACAGGTTGCCATAATCCGTTATCGCACACGCTTTGAGGTCGAGTTCTTTGAGGCGGGCCGCAAGGGGCTTTAGTTGGATTGTACTTTGCAACAAGCTATAATCGGTATGCAAATGCAGGTGAACAAAGTCTTTTTCACCGAATTTGACCGGTTCGCTCGCCTCCATATGAAGAAAGTGTATCTCGAAACCTTTGGCTGTCAAATGAACGTCTCCGATTCGGAACGCGTATCGACGGAATTGGCCCGAGATGGCTTTGAGATGACCGCGAATGAAGAGTCAGCCGATGTGGTCGTCTTTAACACATGCTCTGTGCGAGAACGTGCGGAACACAAGCTCTATACGCGAGTTGGCCAGGTTCGCCACCGGACTGACAAAAAACCTGTCGTGGGCGTCATGGGCTGTGTGGCCCAAT is a genomic window of Chloracidobacterium sp. containing:
- a CDS encoding VCBS repeat-containing protein, whose amino-acid sequence is MLGKKLSFAVIVIISSLLLVSQTAAQSVYNVIVPSTNGKPAGYYTIPRVLLQPNDTVTIQYTGGIVDFTAVGKSCAVEEAYLVDANGMSQDFLWDWGNILCYINELRHEVPSDPLPTQPHAGLFLPAQPGAPLQFIGRNTKTFTFTGTSPAYLRLGVNDVVWLNNGGQFDVRVTVTRRSFEFSTATSSIDENGGNAVITVTRSDSAAASSVHYATSNGTATAGQDYTAVSGTLNFAIGETSKTFNVPITNDAAAESNETVNLTLSAPSNGFILGVNKTAVLTINDSDTLNNNSAFVSQNVPGQMYAGIHYHVMTAFKNTGTTTWAAGTYGLSSQNPLDNTTWGFNRVNLQSAVAPGATAFIGFDITAPSTPGTYNFQWRTWQLGVEHFGAFSQNLQIEVVPRPIATITDSSIIEGDSGQKDLSFIISLDTPMIEQGWVDVATANGTAIAGQDYVTRSGRWLFERDQQSVNIKIPIIGDTAFEPTESFFLNLTPGYAILLGNDQGKAVIRDNEPTKIADLDRDGKSDFWLFRPSNGIWYGLSSRNNYSFTAVQFGANGDIPVSGDYDGDGYPDYAVWRPSTGVWYVYRTSDGQVTSFQFGISTDIPVQGDFDGDGKCDFAVFRRSTGIWYIRYSLLNDFQIQQFGLNGDVPVKGDFDGDGRTDLAVFRPSNGTWYILQSSNDQLIAMPFGSSGDQAVPADFDHDGKADIAVWRPSTGVWYYLKSSLNNTGFVEFKFGLNNDIPTPGDFDGDGKNDFSVFRPSAGMWYSWQSLTNSLAARQFGINGDIPIANRWVH
- the dnaE gene encoding DNA polymerase III subunit alpha, which encodes MLQSTIQLKPLAARLKELDLKACAITDYGNLYGALGFYNALKAVNVKPIIGYEANFVLESCRERSSSVRAGERPYYSVILLAENNRGYQNLVSLASKAFTDGYYHRPRVDLEMLSAHHEGLIGLSGGLTGVVGHFLAAGDEERAFENAKMLEEALGRDNFFLEICEATDDTRRHLLDRTVELSTRAEIDLVATNDVHYLHADDARAHELLQCLKDGRTLVDTGRPPDATWFLRSAAEMWEIFGNELPSALQNTVRIAERCEIDIPQGELVRQLPDYPTPIPGLSMDDYLVQVLNESFAEREAEEWRPKLADGTLVRTLDEYRERLDSEIRTIQKMGFSGYFLIVWDFIRFAREKGIPVGPGRGSAAGSLAAYCLRITDVDPLQYDLLFERFLNPHRISMPDIDIDFCIRGRGDVIRYVTDLYGQESVCQIITFGTMASRAAIKDVGRTLGMDFGSVERIAKMIPKPVRGRNVSIPEALETVPELKSAYNAETSTQNVIDLALKLEGCSRHTSVHAAGVVISPKPLHELVPVKRTDKDEFTSQFPMGDLEKVGMLKMDFLGLTTLTIIADTLASIRERHGIEIDWAKVPTTDEQAMQLFADGRTEAIFQFESSGMQELCRRLKPKVLEDLSALNALYRPGPIDGGMVDDFIDRHKGTKPVEYILPEMEGILGNTFGVLVYQEQIMQLAQKLAGYSLGQADLMRRAMGKKNVQEMSVHEQTFISGAVENKIPRKVAKEIFDLMAKFADYGFNRSHSMAYAVLAFRTAYLKAHYPADFYAAVLSHESDDSEKVYKYTTELKSLGLSLLPPDINESGDGFTPVDETVRYGLMAIKGLGASSVEAIVSARSDGKFSSLFDFCGRLSTGAVNRRGLESLICAGAFDSLMAQGDDIARWRASNFAAVDLALAQGQRLAEDRMRGQTGLFASSDSAEVTVELPDVEPWRRDELGSREKAAVGFYISTHPIDSYQRLLEGRFRPIAEFSTPSSGDKVRLAGMLSMTQVKLSKRGGRYCTFRLEDRSGGIKGIVFARDLPGLLSYLKDDELVIAEGTIEVAEGQEPSLRVDKIQNLVDEAVTRAREVCISLPPLNGDTVSFLETLYILLERERGQCGVVLEVTAGETLVQLRTKVPSVAGSRELQRQLEERGCSVEWLQ